A genome region from Babesia bigemina genome assembly Bbig001, chromosome : I includes the following:
- a CDS encoding inorganic pyrophosphatase family protein, putative translates to MENSLPALCAPDLPRMMPRFTCSVLKKPLLGYAIPHMLTSCTLRWHISRFAHTYKSLQACQSDFFINGYTMKPTLSDSGARGTLEYRGFFRDESGQTVSPWHSIPYKCPSSGLYNMVVEIPRHTTAKMEIATKLENNPIKQDVLKCGSLRFLDCPYYWNYGAIPQTWEAPIQYGADDPHMKGLSLVGDNDPVDAIDVSQTTMPFGSVVQVKVVGALALVDEGEIDWKMFVVRSDDPHFDDIKDFEDIDRFYPGTTTGVMEFFRWYKTPKGKPINQFLAGKTFVGRDEAVKVLEEMHDSYQKLLSGELSAGGLWVPKA, encoded by the exons ATGGAAAACTCACTCCCAGCGCTGTGCGCTCCCGACCTTCCACGTATGATGCCTCGGTTTACCTGCAGCGTGCTGAAGAAGCCGCTTCTCGGTTACGCGATTCCCCATATGTTGACGTCCTGTACTCTGCGGTGGCACATATCGCGCTTCGCACATACATATAAATCGCTACAAGCCTGTCAATCTGATTTCTTCATCAACG GTTACACCATGAAGCCAACTTTGAGCGACTCCGGTGCCCGCGGCACCCTCGAGTACCGCGGATTCTTCCGCGACGAGAGCGGCCAGACTGTATCGCCGTGGCACTCGATTCCCTACAAGTGCCCCTCCAGCGGCTTGTACAACATGGTGGTCGAAATTCCGAGGCATACGACCGCCAAGATGGAGATCGCTACGAAGTTGGAGAACAACCCTATCAAGCAAGACGTGCTGAAGTGCGGCAGCTTGCGTTTCCTGGACTGCCCGTACTACTGGAACTACGGCGCCATCCCGCAGACGTGGGAAGCGCCCATCCAATACGGCGCTGACGACCCGCACATGAAAGGACTCTCTCTCGTCGGCGACAACGACCCCGTTGATGCCATCGACGTCAGCCAGACAACGATGCCGTTCGGCTCGGTCGTGCAGGTCAAGGTCGTCGGCGCGCTTGCCCTCGTGGACGAGGGCGAAATCGACTGGAAGATGTTCGTCGTTCGCAGTGACGACCCTCACTTCGACGACATCAAGGACTTTGAGGACATCGACCGGTTCTACCCGGGCACTACCACCGGCGTCATGGAGTTCTTCAGGTGGTACAAGACCCCCAAGGGCAAGCCGATCAACCAGTTCTTGGCCGGCAAGACCTTTGTTGGCCGCGACGAGGCCGTGAAGGTCCTCGAGGAGATGCACGACTCGTACCAGAAGCTCCTTAGCGGCGAGCTCAGCGCCGGTGGTCTCTGGGTACCTAAGGCGTAG
- a CDS encoding 1-deoxy-D-xylulose 5-phosphate reductoisomerase family protein, putative, which translates to MDVCVLLVCKLADPIKVAVVGSTGSIGTQTLDVIRRMNASSNEPKFKVVSLTANTNVDDLAKQAEEFRPNRLNINVEGSILRDKVADGCHITTGKEGMLEICDSSDYDILVMGISGCAGIEPTIAAAKAGKKLALANKESVVSAGALLRSVVRENGCEIIPIDSEHNALYQCLMTSARDFADHIKQRDEKPLCGLSTNVINSVKRLIVTSSGGPFRDRSLSEMKSLRISDALKHPVWSMGAKITVDSATMMNKGLEVIEANQLFGIPYERIRVLIHKECIVHSLVEFVDNSVIAQLYKPDMRLPIAYALHWPDRTENTLPELDLTKQSLTFTEPDLEKFPCLKLAYEVGKKGGLYPTVLNAANEQANDLMRQDAIAYSELYPLVRDAVEAYNPPNSDGQDIEVRAVETN; encoded by the exons atggatgTCTGCGTGCTTCTCGTCTGTAA ACTGGCGGATCCCATCAAGGTGGCCGTGGTGGGCAGCACGGGCAGCATTGGAACCCAAACGCTTGACGTCATACGACGGATGAATGCGTCTTCAAATGAGCCAAAGTTCAAAGTGGTCTCCCTAACGGCAAACACTAACGTGGACGACCTGGCCAAGCAGGCGGAAGAGTTCAG GCCTAATCGACTCAATATAAATGTTGAAGGTTCGATTTTGCGGGATAAGGTGGCCGATGGGTGCCACATTACCACCGGTAAGGAAGGAATGTTGGAAATATGTGACTCGTCTGactacgatatcttggtcATGGGAATCTCTGGGTGCGCAGGTATAGAACCCACAATAGCTGCGGCCAAAGCCGGCAAGAAGCTGGCACTAGCGAACAAGGAATCGGTGGTATCAGCAG GTGCATTGCTTCGAAGCGTTGTTAGGGAGAACGGATGTGAAATCATACCCATAGACTCGGAGCACAACGCGCTGTACCAGTGTCTGATGACTTCAGCACGGGATTTCGCAGACCACATAAAGCAGAGGGATGAAAAACCGCTATGTGGTCTTTCAACGAATGTCATCAATTCAGTGAAGCGGCTTATAGTCACTAGCAGTGGAGGCCCGTTCAGGGACAGAAGTCTGTCAGAAATGAAGTCTTTGCGGATATCGGATGCTCTCAAGCATCCCGTGTGGAGCATGGGCGCAAAAATAACAGTTGACTCAGCCACCATGATGAACAAAGGACTAGAGGTCATAGAAGCTAACCAGCTTTTCGGAATACCCTATGAACGGATACGTGTACTGATACACAAGGAGTGTATTGTGCATTCTCTGGTAGAATTCGTTGATAACTCCGTGATTGCGCAACTCTACAAGCCGGATATGAGGCTCCCAATCGCATATGCACTCCACTGGCCGGACCGCACTGAAAACACGTTGCCCGAACTGGACCTAACCAAACAAAGCCTCACGTTCACGGAACCCGATCTGGAGAAATTCCCGTGCCTCAAACTGGCTTACGAGGTTGGCAAGAAGGGCGGACTGTACCCCACGGTGCTAAATGCTGCCAATGAACAGGCCAACGACCTTATGAGGCAGGACGCTATAGCGTACAGTGAGCTGTATCCATTGGTGCGTGACGCTGTCGAGGCTTACAACCCGCCGAATTCGGATGGGCAGGACATAGAGGTACGTGCTGTCGAAACCAATTAA